Proteins encoded within one genomic window of Candidatus Poribacteria bacterium:
- a CDS encoding SLBB domain-containing protein codes for MKTTTPDVDNTSKGLCEQMAVRWCLWYHRASHIFSQNAMIYFLRSLQGSRFTLWHLQALIILLFFIATTTLFGDVYRIKKGDTLLIAVIGQPEYTHSVQVREDGRISYFGGDFDVAGQTVSTVNQQIREFLVTEGLVSNPVVMVSPVLQESGVFVGGAVKAPGRYPISPETDIGLYRAIALAGGMAENADRQGVQLIRTDTAQKVETYDLSTNRPYSNIRVNINDLVFVMPLSVVEVQGQVQTPGKLFIQRQISIVEALARAGGPTQEADLTAVVKVEKNGKLSEFNLSEQFWKSPPNGTPFPALSNGDVLFVSNVFKVEPIYVTGYVHSPGAQRVRGPLKLSQAIALSGGFEAAANREEVLIHRREGTILEVPFTSGPTDGTTQQVLLYPGDILEVKKKFQINWGLVSTLGYFVLSGVGIIIQLTK; via the coding sequence TTGAAGACGACAACACCTGACGTTGACAACACGTCGAAAGGGTTATGTGAGCAGATGGCAGTCCGATGGTGTCTGTGGTATCATCGAGCGAGTCACATCTTCTCCCAAAATGCTATGATCTACTTTTTGCGAAGCTTGCAAGGATCCCGTTTTACATTATGGCACTTGCAAGCTCTGATTATTTTGCTGTTTTTCATCGCAACGACCACACTTTTCGGTGATGTTTACCGCATCAAAAAGGGAGACACACTCCTGATTGCGGTGATCGGGCAGCCGGAGTATACACATTCCGTGCAGGTCCGTGAAGATGGCAGAATTAGTTACTTTGGCGGCGATTTTGACGTTGCTGGACAGACAGTCTCGACGGTCAATCAGCAAATTCGCGAGTTTCTCGTTACGGAAGGGCTTGTCAGTAATCCCGTCGTTATGGTGTCGCCAGTGTTGCAAGAGAGCGGTGTTTTCGTCGGTGGTGCTGTGAAAGCACCGGGACGTTATCCCATTTCACCGGAAACTGACATCGGTTTATACCGTGCCATCGCGCTCGCAGGTGGTATGGCAGAGAACGCTGATCGCCAAGGGGTGCAGTTAATTCGGACCGACACAGCGCAAAAAGTTGAGACTTACGATCTCTCGACAAACCGTCCTTACAGCAACATCCGTGTCAATATCAACGATTTGGTGTTCGTCATGCCGCTAAGTGTCGTTGAGGTGCAAGGGCAGGTGCAGACTCCCGGAAAGCTTTTTATTCAAAGGCAGATTAGCATTGTGGAGGCACTTGCACGTGCAGGAGGTCCCACCCAAGAGGCAGATCTCACCGCGGTGGTGAAAGTTGAAAAAAACGGAAAACTCTCCGAATTCAATCTCTCAGAACAGTTTTGGAAATCCCCACCGAACGGTACGCCTTTTCCCGCTTTATCAAACGGCGATGTGTTGTTTGTTTCCAACGTCTTCAAAGTCGAGCCTATCTATGTAACCGGCTATGTTCATAGTCCCGGTGCCCAACGCGTTCGGGGACCCTTGAAACTCTCACAAGCGATCGCCCTTAGTGGTGGGTTTGAAGCAGCAGCGAACCGCGAGGAGGTCCTCATTCACCGTCGTGAGGGCACAATCTTGGAGGTGCCTTTTACGAGCGGTCCTACGGATGGTACGACACAACAGGTTTTGCTCTACCCGGGTGACATCTTAGAAGTGAAAAAGAAGTTTCAGATAAATTGGGGTCTTGTCAGTACGCTTGGCTACTTCGTCCTCAGCGGCGTGGGCATTATAATCCAACTAACGAAGTAA
- a CDS encoding RNA chaperone Hfq, whose product MNENPSQEFALGQIVFLESDPSIRGVVVEVLAGSSENQITVFADGKIQSFDASQLQVSTSSDILNQIINASPETIEQIESLLQSPAESTPTISPPPQEESSVASAEQDEKQQKKSQPSKKKSSNWDADRLLSQYFAQPVRFITYTGIKDLSEIKAKPYTVWGSDAKGKEVKMAKIQVLFAFPKEKMPDLKPYVKVRQPLKVQNLQPIENPDERFHVDDELLKQARENKSNVNIVTRAGYVLNGWLQHFDEYVLYMRIGEKVVVVYRHSLFEFTVGEQES is encoded by the coding sequence ATGAACGAGAATCCTTCGCAGGAGTTTGCTCTTGGTCAAATTGTTTTTTTGGAATCAGATCCCTCTATCCGTGGGGTCGTTGTTGAGGTATTAGCTGGGAGTAGTGAAAACCAGATCACCGTTTTTGCTGATGGTAAGATCCAGAGTTTTGATGCTTCTCAGTTGCAGGTGAGCACATCTTCGGATATTCTCAACCAAATTATTAATGCCTCACCTGAGACAATTGAGCAAATTGAGTCATTGCTCCAATCGCCCGCCGAATCTACGCCGACCATCTCACCGCCACCTCAAGAGGAATCAAGCGTTGCGTCAGCAGAGCAGGACGAGAAGCAGCAGAAAAAATCTCAACCATCGAAGAAAAAGAGCAGTAATTGGGACGCTGACAGGCTCCTAAGCCAATATTTCGCGCAACCTGTCCGCTTTATCACATATACAGGTATAAAGGATCTATCCGAAATTAAAGCAAAACCTTATACCGTATGGGGCAGTGATGCCAAGGGTAAAGAGGTTAAGATGGCGAAAATTCAGGTCCTGTTTGCATTTCCGAAGGAGAAGATGCCGGACCTGAAACCTTATGTGAAAGTAAGGCAACCGTTGAAAGTGCAAAACCTTCAGCCGATTGAGAACCCAGACGAACGGTTCCATGTTGATGACGAACTTCTTAAGCAGGCGCGAGAAAACAAATCTAACGTCAATATTGTCACACGGGCAGGATACGTCTTGAATGGCTGGCTCCAACATTTTGACGAATATGTTCTCTATATGCGGATCGGAGAGAAGGTCGTAGTTGTGTATCGACACAGCTTGTTTGAGTTCACGGTTGGGGAGCAAGAAAGCTAA
- a CDS encoding N-6 DNA methylase, with protein MPHLNIKPTHKPIKTYYAELQEYDNIGVAHEGAVRTAFQNLLQHYCRQASLTLVCERPHYTAENKRIRPDGEVVDTFGLPYGYWEAKDTQDDLYTETAKKFDAGYPSKNIVVQSPTHALLYQHGQLQLDLDITEPRNLVHVLQTFFAYQEENISAWHTAVAEFRETVPELGKKLTVLIETERQNNSQFQVAFTNFHQQCQALINPNLSIAAVEEMLVQHLLTERIFRTVFNNPDFTRRNIIAREIENVIDALTSQTFDRNRFLQSLDPFYVAIEQTAAAITNFSQKQGFLNTVYEQFFQGFSVKVADTHGIVYTPQPIVDFMVKSVEHILQTEFNRSLCDSGVNIIDPFVGTGNFIVRIMQELDPISLERKYTADPPELQCNEVMLLPYYIANLNIEHEFYTATNRYVPYEGLCLVDTFEVAKARQVPLFTPDNTARVEKQKETPMFVVIGNPPYNVGQVNENDNNKNRKYEAMDKLIAETYAKDSKATLRSQLYDPYVKAIRWALDRIGEEGVVAFVTNNSFLEGLAFDGMRKHLAEGCDAIYILDLGGNARKGLKVSDANVFGIRVGVSINLFVKKKGRSSRAPRLFYYRTDDLWNRERKFVFLNERQHIGNRIVWQVITPDARNTWLTEGLHAEFDTFTPMGTKETKAVESEAVDVIFKTYSNGVKTNRDAWVCNFNRNALVENTSKMIETYNAEMARWVQRTNRDTNLDDFVISDETKIKWSSTLKQKLQSGQIVAFTDTRIRQSLYRPFIKSHLYFDRIMNDRVLRFPFIFPTPKIESENRVIWLKVGKEWPMFGLMVNQLPDQLPQGGSQCFPFYIYDEDGTNRRENITNWALAEFRAHYEDDTITKWDIFHYNYGFLHHPAYREKYEANLKRDLPHIPFAKGFWAFAEAGAQLADLHVNYESQPEYDKLKFIQNPDVPLDWRVEKMKLSKDKTSLVYNDFLTISGIPEKAFDYRLGTRSALEWIINQYCVKIDKRSGIVNDPNRADDPQYIVKLIGKVITVSLETVDIVEGLPDLDLG; from the coding sequence ATGCCACACCTTAACATAAAACCCACACACAAACCTATCAAGACCTACTACGCCGAGCTCCAAGAATATGACAACATCGGTGTAGCACACGAAGGCGCAGTCCGAACCGCATTCCAAAATCTACTCCAACACTACTGCCGACAAGCATCCCTAACCCTTGTTTGTGAAAGACCGCACTACACAGCGGAAAATAAGCGCATCCGACCCGATGGCGAAGTCGTCGATACCTTCGGGCTGCCTTACGGTTATTGGGAAGCAAAGGATACGCAGGACGACCTCTACACCGAAACAGCCAAAAAGTTTGACGCGGGCTACCCCTCAAAAAACATCGTCGTCCAATCCCCGACGCATGCACTCCTCTATCAGCACGGGCAACTGCAGTTGGACTTGGACATCACTGAGCCGAGAAACCTCGTCCATGTTCTCCAGACTTTCTTCGCATATCAGGAGGAGAACATCTCGGCATGGCATACGGCAGTTGCTGAGTTCAGGGAAACGGTGCCGGAACTCGGCAAGAAGTTGACGGTACTCATTGAAACGGAACGCCAAAATAACTCTCAATTTCAGGTCGCATTCACCAATTTCCATCAGCAATGCCAGGCTTTAATCAACCCGAATCTCTCCATCGCTGCGGTGGAGGAGATGCTCGTCCAACACCTGCTAACAGAACGCATCTTCCGCACCGTCTTTAACAATCCTGACTTCACACGTCGTAATATCATCGCACGCGAAATTGAGAACGTCATTGACGCACTCACCTCACAGACGTTTGACCGCAACCGGTTCCTCCAGAGTTTAGATCCGTTCTACGTTGCGATTGAGCAAACCGCTGCTGCTATCACCAACTTCTCACAAAAACAGGGATTCCTCAACACTGTCTATGAGCAGTTTTTTCAGGGTTTCTCCGTCAAAGTTGCAGACACGCACGGCATCGTCTACACACCGCAGCCGATCGTCGATTTCATGGTGAAAAGCGTTGAGCATATTTTACAGACCGAATTCAACCGTTCTCTTTGCGATAGCGGTGTAAATATCATTGATCCATTTGTTGGCACCGGCAACTTTATTGTCAGAATTATGCAGGAACTTGATCCCATCTCGTTAGAGCGGAAATACACTGCCGACCCACCAGAACTCCAGTGTAACGAAGTGATGCTCCTGCCCTACTACATCGCCAATCTCAACATAGAGCACGAGTTCTACACGGCGACGAACCGGTATGTTCCTTATGAAGGTCTATGCTTGGTGGATACCTTTGAGGTCGCTAAAGCGCGGCAGGTACCGCTATTCACCCCGGACAATACGGCGCGCGTTGAGAAGCAGAAGGAAACACCGATGTTCGTTGTTATCGGCAACCCGCCCTACAATGTGGGACAGGTCAACGAGAACGACAACAACAAAAACCGGAAGTATGAGGCGATGGACAAGTTGATTGCTGAGACATACGCGAAAGACTCCAAAGCGACACTCAGAAGTCAACTTTACGATCCTTATGTCAAGGCAATTCGATGGGCATTGGACCGAATTGGTGAGGAAGGCGTTGTTGCTTTCGTAACAAATAACAGTTTTCTTGAAGGACTGGCGTTTGACGGCATGCGGAAACACCTCGCAGAAGGCTGCGACGCGATCTATATTTTGGATTTAGGAGGCAATGCCCGGAAAGGATTGAAGGTCTCCGATGCGAATGTGTTTGGAATTCGGGTGGGAGTGAGCATCAACCTGTTTGTGAAAAAGAAAGGACGTTCGTCGAGGGCACCGCGACTCTTTTACTATCGCACTGATGACCTATGGAACAGAGAACGGAAATTCGTTTTTCTGAATGAACGTCAACACATCGGGAACCGTATTGTGTGGCAGGTGATTACACCTGATGCACGGAATACATGGCTAACCGAAGGACTCCACGCCGAGTTTGATACCTTTACCCCAATGGGAACTAAGGAGACAAAGGCAGTAGAAAGTGAGGCAGTGGACGTGATTTTCAAAACCTACAGCAACGGTGTGAAAACCAATCGTGATGCATGGGTTTGCAATTTCAACCGAAACGCACTTGTTGAAAATACAAGCAAAATGATTGAAACTTACAATGCGGAAATGGCTCGATGGGTGCAACGGACGAATCGGGATACTAATCTTGATGATTTTGTGATCTCTGATGAGACGAAAATCAAGTGGAGTTCAACTTTAAAGCAAAAGTTGCAGAGCGGTCAAATTGTGGCATTTACAGATACAAGAATTCGACAATCCCTTTATCGGCCATTTATAAAATCGCACCTTTACTTTGACAGAATAATGAACGATAGGGTACTCAGGTTTCCTTTTATCTTCCCTACACCGAAAATCGAAAGCGAGAATCGGGTGATATGGCTTAAAGTCGGGAAAGAGTGGCCTATGTTTGGACTAATGGTCAATCAACTTCCTGATCAGTTACCGCAGGGCGGTTCTCAATGTTTCCCCTTCTACATCTACGACGAGGACGGCACAAACCGCCGCGAGAACATCACTAATTGGGCGTTGGCGGAGTTCCGAGCGCATTACGAGGATGACACTATCACCAAGTGGGACATCTTCCACTACAACTATGGATTCTTGCATCATCCTGCGTATCGTGAAAAATACGAAGCGAACCTCAAGCGCGATCTTCCGCATATTCCGTTCGCGAAGGGCTTCTGGGCGTTTGCGGAGGCAGGCGCACAGTTAGCGGACCTCCACGTCAACTATGAATCCCAACCCGAATACGATAAACTAAAGTTCATCCAGAACCCGGATGTGCCGCTCGATTGGCGTGTTGAGAAAATGAAGCTTTCAAAGGACAAAACCTCGCTTGTCTACAACGATTTTCTAACGATCAGTGGTATTCCTGAAAAGGCGTTTGATTACCGGCTCGGCACCCGCTCCGCGTTAGAATGGATAATTAATCAATATTGTGTTAAAATAGATAAACGGAGCGGAATCGTCAACGACCCGAACCGTGCAGATGACCCACAGTACATCGTCAAACTCATCGGGAAGGTGATTACCGTCAGTTTGGAGACGGTGGATATTGTTGAGGGATTGCCGGACTTGGATTTAGGATAG
- a CDS encoding AAA-like domain-containing protein, giving the protein MRRFGTQGRVYPDRHYVVSRTEEVADFIDRIKEGRYIVLFAPRQTGKTTFFRLALEALTTQDTTYFPIQLDFEDCEEYTSGDFYASLHREIQKEIERIFQKREEVTFSALVEFLVNTKITDHVSMIDFFDGFAKHLATYYNNAQQVILFIDSFHGIPLALENGFLAALRHIYLTDKPYCPHSVCFVSVRSIIQRDMVNAVSPFNIQDAFHLPDFTLEQVCELLTQYTEEVGQTFGAEVVEAIHKQTAGQPFLVNRLAEILTEEMEILKTEPITIEHFSEAHTRILQEHNANFEHLLTHIHRDPRFEGILMRIVSHSGRGVFFDRYDERIDELTTNGVISEGNHGICQIANPIYFDYIKQVFSRQLKARE; this is encoded by the coding sequence ATGAGACGTTTTGGAACTCAGGGACGTGTATATCCCGACAGACACTATGTTGTCTCCCGCACCGAGGAGGTCGCCGATTTTATTGACCGCATCAAAGAGGGGCGGTACATTGTCCTATTTGCGCCGCGGCAAACCGGCAAGACCACCTTTTTTCGCTTGGCACTTGAAGCACTCACAACCCAAGATACAACCTACTTCCCAATACAATTGGACTTTGAAGATTGTGAGGAATACACTTCGGGTGATTTTTACGCCTCTCTCCATCGGGAGATTCAAAAAGAGATTGAGAGGATTTTTCAAAAACGCGAGGAGGTAACCTTTTCCGCATTAGTGGAATTCTTAGTGAATACAAAGATAACCGATCATGTTTCAATGATAGATTTCTTTGATGGATTTGCGAAGCATCTCGCTACTTATTATAATAATGCCCAACAAGTTATCCTTTTCATTGATTCGTTTCATGGGATCCCCCTGGCACTTGAAAACGGTTTTTTAGCTGCACTTCGGCACATCTACCTCACCGATAAACCTTATTGCCCTCACAGCGTCTGTTTCGTGAGTGTCAGGAGTATCATCCAACGCGACATGGTCAACGCTGTATCTCCATTCAATATCCAGGATGCGTTCCACTTACCCGATTTCACACTTGAACAGGTGTGTGAACTTCTCACACAGTACACGGAGGAAGTGGGGCAGACCTTCGGAGCAGAGGTTGTCGAAGCAATCCATAAACAGACTGCTGGCCAACCTTTCCTTGTCAACCGACTCGCTGAGATTCTTACTGAGGAAATGGAGATTCTGAAAACCGAACCGATTACGATAGAGCATTTTTCAGAGGCACACACGCGAATACTTCAAGAACATAACGCCAACTTTGAGCATTTGCTTACCCATATCCACAGAGACCCTCGATTTGAAGGCATCCTAATGCGGATCGTGTCTCATTCTGGCAGGGGTGTGTTCTTCGACCGGTATGATGAACGCATAGATGAACTTACTACAAACGGCGTAATCTCTGAAGGTAATCATGGAATTTGTCAAATTGCTAATCCGATTTATTTCGATTATATCAAGCAAGTGTTCAGTAGACAGCTTAAAGCACGTGAATAG
- a CDS encoding PorV/PorQ family protein, with protein sequence MNQCFTYALIILFVFVCLPAAADSTDIHENAGTRAMTFLKIGVGAKAMGMGESHVAATDDLYASYWNPAGLARLQHPQLALMHNEWFAGINHEFVGFAHPFGNAGTLGVSANFLSFGELQGRDREGNETTIFRPYDLALVLSYARGFGDSLAFGANAKFLREQIADESGTGVAFDLGGIYTFSEMPFLALGFNAQHVGPRVKFIEEAFGLPFTFRLGAAYRTSSQPFILTVDIIRPSDNDIAIAAGAGYTIGNILELRTGYKYKIGGNDLGAISGLTGGFGLTLLRFQIDYALVPFGVLGLTHRFSLIANF encoded by the coding sequence ATGAATCAATGTTTTACATACGCACTCATTATCTTATTCGTTTTTGTGTGTCTGCCCGCCGCAGCGGATAGCACGGACATCCACGAAAACGCCGGCACCCGCGCTATGACCTTTCTCAAAATCGGGGTAGGTGCGAAGGCGATGGGGATGGGAGAATCTCACGTCGCTGCGACCGATGACCTTTACGCCTCGTATTGGAACCCTGCAGGGCTTGCGAGACTCCAACACCCACAACTCGCACTCATGCATAACGAATGGTTCGCGGGGATCAATCACGAGTTCGTCGGATTTGCACACCCGTTTGGAAATGCTGGAACCCTCGGTGTGAGCGCGAATTTCTTGTCCTTCGGTGAGTTGCAGGGACGCGATCGTGAGGGGAACGAGACGACTATTTTCCGTCCTTATGATCTGGCGTTGGTTCTGTCGTATGCCCGTGGTTTCGGTGATTCACTCGCCTTCGGTGCGAACGCGAAATTCTTGCGAGAGCAGATCGCTGACGAAAGCGGCACCGGTGTTGCCTTCGATCTCGGTGGGATATACACCTTTTCAGAGATGCCTTTTCTTGCATTGGGGTTCAACGCACAGCACGTGGGACCGCGAGTGAAGTTTATAGAGGAGGCTTTCGGTCTACCCTTTACCTTTAGACTCGGCGCGGCTTACAGAACCTCGAGTCAACCATTCATCCTAACAGTGGACATCATCCGCCCCTCTGACAACGACATCGCAATCGCAGCAGGGGCAGGCTACACGATTGGCAATATTTTGGAACTCCGCACCGGTTATAAATACAAAATCGGTGGCAACGATTTAGGCGCGATTTCTGGTCTCACAGGCGGTTTTGGGTTGACGCTCCTTCGCTTCCAAATCGATTACGCGCTCGTGCCTTTCGGTGTTTTGGGGTTGACACATCGGTTCTCATTGATCGCCAATTTTTAG
- a CDS encoding gamma-glutamyl-gamma-aminobutyrate hydrolase family protein (Members of this family of hydrolases with an active site Cys residue belong to MEROPS family C26.): protein MKPIIGITFGYNEKDPTNNYIRAIEKHGGIARPLYPEAPPEAFSGLKGLLLTGGRDIDPIHYGEEEHETTDIDFERDELELPLCKQSMEADLPVFGICRGIQIMNVAIGSSLYQDIPSQFTDHLTHKIIENTDDSWHDIQIQPDSLLNQITSETTTEVNSRHHQSLKVIGEGFTVTAQSKDGIIEAIEDTSKKFMLGVQYHPERMFKEPSSLDLQEHSAKLFTAFIDACS, encoded by the coding sequence ATGAAACCTATTATTGGAATTACATTTGGCTACAATGAAAAGGACCCAACCAACAACTACATCCGCGCCATTGAAAAACACGGCGGCATAGCCCGTCCGCTGTATCCAGAGGCACCACCAGAGGCATTTAGCGGTCTAAAAGGGCTTTTACTCACCGGAGGGCGTGATATTGACCCAATCCATTACGGTGAAGAAGAACACGAAACGACAGACATTGATTTTGAGCGCGACGAGTTGGAACTACCACTGTGTAAGCAGTCCATGGAAGCAGATCTCCCCGTTTTCGGAATCTGCCGCGGCATCCAGATTATGAACGTCGCAATTGGGAGCAGCCTGTACCAAGATATCCCTTCACAGTTTACAGACCATTTGACGCATAAGATAATAGAAAACACCGACGATTCTTGGCACGATATTCAGATTCAACCGGACAGTCTACTCAACCAAATTACAAGTGAAACCACCACTGAAGTCAATTCAAGACATCATCAGTCCTTAAAAGTAATTGGTGAGGGGTTTACCGTAACGGCGCAATCAAAAGATGGGATTATTGAAGCAATAGAGGACACATCAAAAAAATTCATGCTCGGTGTGCAATACCATCCGGAGCGGATGTTCAAAGAGCCAAGTTCTTTGGATCTTCAGGAACATTCGGCAAAACTATTTACCGCATTTATTGACGCTTGTTCCTAA
- a CDS encoding PmoA family protein yields the protein MLHEFNEKELSITEDEAPILTCYHGDVACPPYLHPLYAPNGQVVTDDTSIGHQHLPGICFTRGTVNGAQLDHDEITRDTKADSARFSVVTTWKNSGEPSLMETCAVRVHPRQTEVQVLDIEISLQALRDSLEFRDNTGLGYLAVEMEYRKAADADGRIGESEVNGKTSAWGTLCGLTAAEQEAVGVAIFPHPSNDETIFLAEDASFGFLFAQATPFTVNAGETHTLKYQVLAYTGDLFTFDVWGYYQNYIG from the coding sequence ATGTTACACGAATTTAACGAGAAAGAATTATCCATCACAGAAGACGAAGCACCGATACTCACGTGCTATCATGGTGATGTGGCATGTCCGCCATATCTGCATCCGCTCTATGCCCCGAATGGACAAGTGGTAACGGATGACACAAGCATTGGGCATCAGCATCTTCCGGGAATCTGTTTCACTCGCGGAACCGTCAACGGAGCGCAGTTGGATCACGATGAGATTACGCGCGACACAAAGGCTGATTCAGCGAGGTTTTCTGTTGTCACGACGTGGAAGAACTCCGGGGAACCGTCGCTGATGGAAACCTGCGCGGTGAGGGTACACCCGCGTCAGACCGAAGTACAGGTCTTGGATATAGAAATCTCGCTGCAGGCACTCCGTGATTCTCTTGAATTTAGGGACAACACAGGGCTTGGCTACCTCGCCGTTGAGATGGAGTACCGTAAAGCAGCGGACGCGGACGGACGGATAGGCGAGTCGGAAGTGAATGGCAAGACATCGGCGTGGGGAACGCTCTGCGGTCTCACTGCTGCTGAGCAAGAAGCGGTCGGAGTCGCAATTTTCCCGCATCCATCAAACGACGAAACGATATTTCTCGCCGAGGATGCATCCTTCGGATTTCTCTTCGCACAGGCAACACCTTTCACCGTGAATGCCGGTGAGACGCATACACTAAAATATCAGGTGCTTGCATATACAGGTGATCTCTTTACTTTTGACGTGTGGGGATACTATCAAAATTATATCGGATAA
- the miaB gene encoding tRNA (N6-isopentenyl adenosine(37)-C2)-methylthiotransferase MiaB: MKDQTLFPLYNENKGADTPHPPPQGLQAGVPQADARRVYIETYGCQMNVSDSELMAGILTQSGHQTVPHLDDADVVLVNTCAIRENAETKVINRLKHLNHRKRRQPELIIGVCGCMAQHLRDKLLDAAPYVDLVMGPDAYRDLPVALDSLARGVEAHVSLTDRDPFVGLRLDKSEDYADIAPIRKEGIRAWLTIQRGCDKMCTFCIVPFVRGRERSLPLKLLVEDVEKLVDQGFKEVVLLGQTVNSYHDDSADFGDLLYAVGEVNGLERVRFTSPHPADATDSMIDAMASSPSVCKHLHLPLQSGSTEVLDRMRRTYTAEEYRALVSKLRERIPDIALTTDIIVGFCGETDAEFMETYQLMADIRYDSAFMFKYSEREGTLAHKTLPDDVPEVVKGERLKQIIELQESISADINSTAVGNTVVVLVEGESRRDADRYHGKTDGFKTTVFPKADSEIGEVVNVRIDSTTAHTLIGQIV, translated from the coding sequence ATGAAAGACCAGACGCTTTTCCCGCTCTATAATGAAAATAAGGGCGCAGACACACCGCATCCACCTCCACAAGGATTGCAAGCGGGGGTGCCACAGGCGGACGCGCGTCGCGTCTATATTGAAACGTACGGATGCCAGATGAATGTCAGTGACAGTGAACTGATGGCAGGCATCTTGACGCAGAGCGGACACCAAACTGTGCCGCATCTTGACGATGCGGATGTCGTGCTTGTGAATACCTGCGCGATACGGGAAAACGCCGAAACAAAAGTGATTAATCGGCTCAAGCATCTGAACCATCGGAAACGCCGTCAACCGGAACTCATCATCGGTGTCTGTGGTTGTATGGCACAACACCTCCGAGACAAACTCTTAGACGCGGCACCCTATGTGGATCTTGTGATGGGTCCCGATGCTTATCGGGATCTGCCGGTGGCACTGGATTCTTTGGCGCGCGGCGTGGAAGCGCACGTCTCGCTGACCGATCGGGATCCGTTTGTAGGTTTGCGGTTGGACAAAAGTGAGGATTACGCCGACATTGCACCCATCCGAAAAGAGGGAATTCGGGCGTGGCTCACCATTCAGCGTGGGTGTGATAAGATGTGTACCTTCTGCATCGTTCCTTTTGTCCGCGGCAGAGAGCGGAGTCTTCCGCTGAAACTCCTCGTTGAAGATGTCGAAAAATTGGTGGACCAAGGGTTCAAGGAGGTCGTTCTGCTTGGACAGACTGTTAATTCCTATCACGACGACAGTGCCGATTTCGGAGACCTCCTCTATGCTGTCGGCGAAGTCAACGGATTGGAACGCGTACGATTTACCTCCCCACACCCTGCTGATGCTACGGACAGTATGATTGACGCAATGGCGAGTTCACCGAGTGTTTGTAAGCATTTGCATCTTCCTCTGCAATCTGGTTCAACAGAGGTGCTGGATCGTATGCGCCGTACCTACACGGCGGAAGAATATCGCGCGCTTGTCTCGAAGCTCCGTGAACGTATCCCCGATATTGCACTCACGACCGATATTATCGTCGGTTTTTGTGGTGAAACTGATGCGGAATTTATGGAAACATATCAGCTGATGGCGGATATCCGATACGATTCGGCGTTCATGTTCAAGTATTCTGAGCGTGAGGGGACCCTTGCACATAAAACCTTACCGGATGATGTGCCTGAAGTGGTGAAGGGGGAACGTCTCAAACAGATTATTGAACTTCAGGAAAGTATTTCTGCAGACATCAACAGTACTGCAGTCGGTAATACTGTCGTGGTGCTTGTAGAAGGTGAATCGCGTCGGGATGCAGATAGATACCATGGAAAAACGGATGGCTTCAAAACGACTGTGTTTCCGAAAGCGGACAGTGAAATCGGTGAGGTTGTCAACGTTCGCATTGACAGCACTACAGCGCATACCTTGATTGGACAGATCGTCTAA